The genomic stretch GGAGCCCTTGCAAAGACGTTACACGGCTGAGAGCTACATACATCTGTCCATTATTGAATGATCTCTGTTTCAGCAAATTAAAACTAATGACAACCTCTTGTAAACTTAGGCCTTGAACTTTGTGTACAGTACAAGCCCATGATAACATTAAAGGAAATTGGATACGTTTAATGACCGGAGAGGAAAGTTTTTTCTCGTTTGTTCTTATTTCGGTAGTCACTCGATCAATTGGTACTGCATTTAATTGTTGTGCAAGTCTGTCTGAACGTATTTTATTTGTTCCAACATTTAGATTGTCAAATTCAACATAAATGGTTTTAATTGAATCATTTTGCGCTACAACATGGACTATTGTACCAATTTGACCATTTATTAGCTTATCAGGAATGTCAATATTAGATGTAAACATTGCCTTAGCACCTATCTTTAAAGATAACTGGAAAGCTAATCCACCAGTTCTTGATTGGCTTAAGTTTTGAATTCTTTCATAAACATGAGAAGGGACTTCTTTCGGAACTTGATCAAGGGCATCTATTGTTATCAAAGCGCTGTTTAAACTATTTAACAATCTTACATTATGAACTCTAGCTGGCTCATTTTCTGCATAAATATGCAATGCATTTATTGGGTAGTGTTTACTACTTTCATCAATGAATCGTGAACGGATGAGATGTTCATCCTGTGAAGATAGAGTTCCTAGCCTAACATTATTTAGTAGGTCAATTAGAACAGTATCACCCCGTTGTCTCATAACTTCAGTCAATTCACACATCTGAAAGTTTCGCCATAGTGGATAAATGTTATACAATTCATCGCTGAATTCTGCATAAATTGGTTTTTGCATTACGGGGGGTAATTGATGCAAATCACCCACTAAAATTATTGTTAAGCCAGCAAATGGTTTTGAAAAAtcagaaacacatctaaatatTTCTATTAACCTTTGATGCACATACAACAGTAACTTATTGGATACCATAGATATTTCATCAATAATGATACCTTTAACATCTGATAGCTCTTGCCTTAATTTACATCTCTTTTTATCTGGAAGCTTGGGAAGGGTTAACCCACGAGACTCTACAGAAATTCCAAAAGCTGAATGTATTGTGGTTCCATTGATATTCACCGCTGCAACACCTGTCGGTGCAAGCAAAAGCAAATTTGGTTTTTCAATGCATGAAGACCTATaacataaagtttttgaaactgatgcaCTTATAGTTTTGATCAAATGGGATTTGTCTGTTCCTGCACCACCTGTAACAAATAAATGCAAAGGAGGATTTTCTGTAACTTCTTCAgctgataaatttttaacatgcCTTCGGGCCCATCTATTAATTACGTCAAAAAGAAAACGTTGTTTTTCGTTTAAACTGCGTATTAATTCATTAATACTATCATCTGACATTAAACTAATCTGTGTTGGTGTGTGCCCTGCATTCGAAGAAGCTGCAGCATTTAAACCTTGAGCTTGTCCACCTTGATATTCATTATCCCTAACTACATTTTCCTCAACATTATCATTCTCTTGTTGCGCAAATTGATCAGTTCGAGGTGAAAAATCAGCATTCATTAAAACATTATTTACCATATCACCCCATGGTTCAAATCTAGCCTTGTTCTCATTAACAATGCTCAGAACCTCAGGATCATCAAGTTTAACAACATAAGAATTTCCAACTTCGCTAAGTAAATCAGATTCCTTTCTGAAGGGATAAAATAACATCAACAAATGGTGGGCATACTCTTCCGCTTTATTAACTGGATTAGGAGTATGATAACGGACAACAAACTTTTTATTTCTCCGtttcaaatttttctttggAAGACATCAGAGGAACAGACTTAGGTAAACGCAATAAGGGATTACAAATTTCATCATCATCTAAAAGAACCTCCGGTTGATAATCATTTACTATGTCAAAGTTTTTACTTGTGTCCAGCGCATAATACGCAAGAAATTCAGCAAAACATAAATTGTCAATCATATAATATTGACCACGCTTAAATGTAACATTGGGTCGATCCATGTATCGATCTAAACTATTGCGCTTAAAAACATCTGTACTATCTGGAGGCAattcttctaattcttcttcAGATTTACAAACTCTGTATCTTTTATCAGGCAAATTTGTATTAGCAAACACAATTCCTGGGAAACATTTACGTAACCATAACTCTGGCAATACCTGATAAACAGCTTCCTGTAATGAACATTGGCAGTGTGATAAAAATGCTAAGGCTAATTTTCTCATACGATCTGGCAAGTTTAAATTTTCAGACTCTTCAGCTGCCTTTTTCATTGCAAGAGATGACTCATTTTCcgatttagagaaataagaacACATATATGACACTGCTTTATAATAATTGAACACAGGCTGCAAGTCCAAATTGGCTTTCCAAGCTAAAAGTCCTGCTGCaaagtaattatttacaaaacatGAATTTGGTGGTCGATGATAGTATATTTCAAAGTCTTGATTTGGAGATATTGCTAAAACCCTATAATAGTCAACTTCTGATATGTGAAGTTCCAATAAAATCTTTGGTATGGACTTGCAGCTGTCGCTCAAGTAGTTAGGCTTACTAGGGTCTAAGTTTTCATCGAtaaataatttgactttctttaATACTTTAGTTCTTTCTGATAATAAACTCAATTTTTCAGAATCAGACATATTCTCTGGTAATGGACTGGCTATAACTGTTCGATCAGTAAAGAAACGTCCATAATTAAAACGACATGGAATGTTCTTGTATTTGCGACCAGAATTTGAATGAGAGTGGATTTGATATTGAGAGACAAGGTTGTGTAATTCAGGCTCAATTAATGGATCAGGGAGGTCTGCACGTATGGTATTCTCAACAAAAGATGTGTAACTGTCTGTGGTTTCGTTTGTAAGAGTTGGTGAATCTAACAACCAAAGAAAAGCATGGATGTGGGGTGAACCTCTAAACTGAAATTCGACTTTAATAGCATAATTAGCTACTTGGCCAATAGGACTACTCTTATGAAGCAAAATTTCTCTAAAGAAATTCTCTACTCTGTATTGAAAGTGCCTTGCAGTTAAAACTGGGTTTTGATTAAGAATACTACAACGTCTAAAATAATCCAATTCGTTACTGCTAACATCAATGTTATTCAATTTTCCTATTATCACTACCAGTTCATCCCATCCCAAATCTGCACATGACAGAGTAAGGAAGTATGATGGCAATCCTAACTGTTTAACCATTGCTAAAATATCGTAAAGAAAATGTTTCCAATAAGCAGGTGTTCCTTTAATAGAGTTCATAAATTGGTAACCTTGACCTTACAAATAAAAGAACGAACTGTTTCATGAAAATTAATTTGCAACTGCCCAGCCGTTATTGTGCCCTTTACCTTTTTCGTTGCAATATTTATTTGATTAAACAAATTTGACTGTTGCATTACATAatgagcaaaaaatatataatcagcATTTGAAGAAAAGCGCTGGGAAAAATTTAACAAACGCtggttgaaatattttgttgctGTCAAGTACACTGGTCTAGCAACCTTATACCCAAATTTTCCAGTGGAAAATAAAAAGGGAAATGCAAGCTCCTTGCAGTATTGGTCAGAAAAAAAGATTGTGGTTGTTTATTCTCACCAGGAGCAATATCTAAAACCTCATCATCTGGATTTTGGAAATTTGGTATAACACACATTTCATCGCTACTTGCACCATTCATACTTAGGGGGTTTTCAGCTTCTAAATTGTCATCATCAATGTCAACTGTTACTGAAAATTCATTTGTGTCAACCATAGCATCTGTATCACATAAACTTAAAAATTCCTGGGTTATATTATCCATTCTTATCAGCACATCTGAGTAAAAGGAAttgaaatttttcaaatattgtaGGGTTTCGTTTAAAAGCTCAGGACGTACACTTTGAAACACAACATGGCCTCGATAAGCCAATTTTCTCTTCAGTTTAACAAACATTACACCACTACTATCTATACCTTGAGGAAGACAGTTATTAACGGCTTCTACTTGAATAAGAACATTGCAAATAGCACcttttatcttttgttgttgACCTTTAGGCATAacagctattttttttaaataatattctttttgaaATCAGAATTTGCTCAAGTCTGTTTAAACATTGAATTTCATTAGGAAGATCAACAATATTTAACTTATTCCAAACAGCCTGCGGGGGTATatcagctttttttaaatacttatcGCAAGTTATGCAAATGTAAACATGAGAATCAAAGCATAGAACATCTGTAAACACATAGTATAAACTTACTTCATAATTGTTTTTGCTAAATAATTTTACAGTTTTCTTGTAAAGGCTCCTATTACAAACTATGCAGACATAGTAGGGGCCATTCTGAATAGCTTTCTGgaaatttaaaatgcaatcATTTATTGTTTTAGCACTTTTTTGTTTGCGCTTAGCATCAGCATTGTTATATGTATTTGCTTTCTCCTTATTGGATACAGTTGCTTTTCGTTTTCTAGATTGCTCCCTGTTGTGTTCTGTTGCTTGCtgttttttagctttttgcTTATTCTCCTCAGTTGCATGCTGCTTTTTAGCTTTCTCCTTGTTGACATCAGTTGTATgtcttattttacatttttccttGTTGGCTTCCGTTGCCATGCGTAAACGACTTTTTTCTCTATTGACTTTGTTAGAATATAGTCGAGAAAGACTTACTTCTTCATCTGAATCAATACTTATGTATTGTAATTCATATGGCTCATCAACTGTCTTTAGATCAATGTAGGTTGTATGAAGGTATATTTCTAAATCTCTCTTTCTTTGGAATttcattaaagaagaaaaaccatCAGGTGTTGGCTGACCGCAGTTATTTCTGCTATAAGAATCAAACAAGTAGACACAGTTCTTTTTAGGGAGTATCgcacaataaataaatttcacGAAAAAAAGTAACCCGTCTCCAATTGAGTTATTCCAATTTGACAAAAAGCGCGGAATAGAATAGCTACTTAAAAGACCatattctttatctaaataagCAATTGTAACATTAGATCCAAATATAGGCACACTGTTTGGTAGATCAGGTACCGTAAGGTATGTGTTTTTATTGAGAGATTTGTATAGTTTATCTGCTTCTGTAATGATAAAATCAATATCATTAACATTCCAATTACCTGGGGACTTtactctagttgaaaaagaaactGCATAGCTACAAGCTACAACATGCAGACTGTTTTCCAGCACTTTCGCCGAACATAGAATGGGATTGATTAAACGATCCATGAGTAATTTTCAGGAGAGACATCTTACATTTCAATCCAATTCACACCACATGTACCTCTAGCACAGTAgcagttttttatatataatataacatatatattaattatattaaTTGTACTTTTATGGTGCAACAAAGCTGCACTAACTTTTATGGTGCGACAAAGCTGCACTAGCTTTTTATGGTGCGACAAAGCTGCACTAGCTTTTTATGGTACAACAAAGCTGCACTAGCTTTTATGGTGCAACAAAGCTGCACTAGCTTTTATGGTGCCACAAAGCTGCACTAGCTAAAGAAAAGAACAACAAGCACTGAGTAAATTACTGCTGATTATTCGACGATATATTGTGagggaaaattttaaaactaaaaaatctgTAATTTGACTTGGTCAATCTGACTTCGTCGTGTAGTTCTTTGAGAAATCATGGTCTATTCgatgaaaataaattctgtAAAATAGACGCATTCAAATATAGCTCAGCGTCTGTCCATGGTTTCCGCATAGCAAATTTCGTGAGTCACTTACACTGTGTTCTAAACTCCCAAAACTGCGAAGAGCGTAGTCGCACAGAAGCTTGGATTTGAAACACGGATCTCCACTTCGCTACAACcgtgaataaaaaaagtaaacttctaatcaaatTTGTGCGTCATAcgaatgtttatatttaaaacaaactatcaagcttagacatattcctAAGATATTCTAAACTTCTTAACCAGAGTATATCTTGTAAAATAAGggcttattaaaatattttccggCGCAAGACACAGCAACAAACTTAATAATTAAGGAaaaatttagctctgaaagaaaCGGCTAAAATATTGTTATGACCTAACTTCATTTCTCTCCTAAATAATCTAAATAACACACCTGCTTTCTTCCGCTTTCTCAGCAGGTAGCTTGCTAGCGTTCTCTGGATGAAAGTTCGATCAGTTTTTTACTTAGActactaaacttcgcttcataaATTGGATTACAATTACTTGAACCATTTTCAATCAATTCTCTTTGTAATGTTATATCATcgtacattttttatatttttaaaaaaagtatttctaaCTAACAAAACCAActtcgttcgacaacaacagtttcttcttttacattttagattcgaattacattcatattcgaattCGATAGACTTCTTATAAAAGGAAGCAAGCTCGGTCCCAAAACACAAAAATGAGGTTTAAGCTTGCCTTATGATGAGTAAACAAtgtttgaaaaaactttttccagGATTACTTTAAAAgagagacaaccttcttcgcttcggtttccCTTTTCagtcagttgataaacaacttgtttccgttaGATACGGCGCACACATTGTAAAGCGGgtgttaaattaaattattctatctataacgactaacggggcttttaaaacaaaaaaacatataaaaacatttaaaaataaaataaaaatcagttttaataaaataataaaatgagttttattttttaaagtaataagaaaagagaattaaatgtttaaatagtaaccccctgctttgcggttttttttaacttgtaaattttagcgtaacgccacgtcataagaaagtgacccgtgatttccgtgtcgtggactcacagttttacgcacgcaagggaattaatatataaaattgtttttgctagGTCAATACTGTGAGAGATGATTGTAAGCATGCTATACTATTACATAACTccaatttttaagttttaaaaaccgaaaaaagtaaaaagcgatgcatgatattaacatttacattttttatattgttaagTCTCGaggtaaaaaaaatcgttcactTTTATAAATTAGGACCCAAATGTTTTAAGCTAATTCTAAATTTATCTTGTATTGTCTCTAACAGTTTCGATCTAACATGCTAATCATTTTACGAAGTGCACCACGTAAAGGTAAGCCATAGGACTTTGCTCTTCACATAAAAAAAGAGATGCATGTCTAacacaatttaaataaaatgcatCTTACAATATTTTTAGGATTAAATGGGACACAAAATACTCAAAGTAGTTAACGCGTTAATAaacttttaacatgcaattGTAAATACCCACAAAGAGTAATTCTACAGCCCGAATCCTGACACGTCCATATACACGTACGTGACAGATAATACATCCAACGTCAGTATTATTGCACACTGACACGCAGCATATAACAATGTTTGTGAAACAGTATTATATAACTACGGAGATACACAATTACTCTCATGTTGTATAACAGTAAGGTCATGCCAGCGTGAGAAGTTACCTGTCCATATACCTTCTACAGAGGTAACTTTTCCCTTTTTGACAGCACAAATGTGTCAAATTATACTACATGGTGGATAAgaaatacaactttgtaatttttagatAAGGAATAAAGATAATTTTCAAATCCAAagcaaatttgtttaaaaattaaaatcgcACATGCTTATAAATTGTTTGGAGGATTACGTAAGAACTTGTCGGTAAACAATATTTTGAGTACAACATTTTCCATTAAGAAATCCTTGTTTGGATGAGGAAACAATACTAACTTGGACATCATCAAGTGCCCTAGAAAAAGCAACATACAACTGGCCATAAGGAAAACACGGCCTAAGCAATAATATTCTAACCTTTTTAAAGGTTTGGCCTTGTGCTTTATTAATCATCATAGCATACGACAGTCTCAGTAAAATCTTGCTGCGACGTAATACGAAAGATATACCTGTATCAGAAGGTGGAAGTTTCAACCTTGGAATATGTACCCTATCTCCTATAGCATTTCCAGTACTTCAACATAAACACAGTTGTCGTGAAGATGTCTTACAATTAGGCAAGTGCCAttacataaacttttatttatgtttaGGTTTTCAATAACATAAGAATGGCACCAGACTTACCACTTGGCACCAGACGAAATAGTATCACACTCTCAGGTATGCCTCATACCTGAGAGTGTGATACTATTCAAGAATTCTACCGAATATTGATTTTGTTCCTCCTCATCATCACACACAACATCATCTGCActgaaataagttttttcttctCCCGGCAATTACGCCAGCACCTGATCATTAATGACAAGTGAATCATTATTTGTAGGTGCCAGTTGTACAGATAATGTCATATTTTCTGGGTGAAAATCCCTAAACAAAGTATTAACAATACATTGATTTTGTTGTAACACACAATTGGATGGCACTTCAATTGCACCTTGAAATGGTGGTTGTAATCTTACACCATTTTAAATTGCAGGTAagagtcagaaaaaaatctggttTTCCAAATTCACCAAAGCCATAGCATCTTGATAGTTCTGAGTCATAGAACGTGGACTTCCTGGAAAACTTGAAGGAAGGACAACAATGCGTCCTGGTTGAAGATCTGGCTCTTCAGTTCGTGCATTCAAGTTGTCAGTTAAACCTTAAGAACTATTAACACGCAGGTTTGTTTGATTCGTACGAATGTAATTTAAGTTGTTACCCTCAACTTTAACATAATAATCAACACAATACTGTTGAAATAATTTCTTACCATAATGAATTAGGCTAAAATTTTCCCGAACGGATACACGGTAAGTATAATACTGCAACATTGTAGTAGTAATTCGAGTACGGGTTGCACGTTCGCCAACATGGGGTATCCCATAATACCAACCTGCTTCAACCCTTTAAAGAATTAGTTAATAAACCATCGACTCAAAATATGCTGATAACGtagaaatattttgcaaattgcCTC from Hydractinia symbiolongicarpus strain clone_291-10 chromosome 12, HSymV2.1, whole genome shotgun sequence encodes the following:
- the LOC130621331 gene encoding uncharacterized protein LOC130621331; amino-acid sequence: MVDFHPENMTLSVQLAPTNNDSLVINDQVLATGNAIGDRVHIPRLKLPPSDTGISFVLRRSKILLRLSYAMMINKAQGQTFKKVRILLLRPCFPYGQLYVAFSRALDDVQVSIVSSSKQGFLNGKCCTQNIVYRQVLT